acatgtttgggatgtgcttgaccggcgtatacgacagcgtgcaccagttcccactaatatccagcaacttcgcacagccattgaagaggagtggaccaacattccacaggccacaatagacaatctgataaactctatgcgaagaagatgtgttgcactgcatgaggcaaatggtggtcacaccagatactgactggttctgagtccccagaccgccaataaagcagaaacaaaatgcacatttcagggcggccttttattgtgggcagtttaaggtacacctgtgcactaatcatgatgtcagatcagcatcttgatgtggcacacctgtgaggtgggatggattatctcagcaaagcagaagtgctcactatcacacatttagacagatttgtgaacaatgtttgagaggaatggtaatattgtgtatctggaatgaagtttagatcttcaagtccatctcatgaaacatgggagcaaacacaaaagtgttgcgtttatatttttgttgagtgtactccctttgggaaggtcccttaGGGAAATTTGGgaaccagcagcaatacaacaccgacagtcagagcaagagttataaaatagaagaaaatagaatatagtgcagtaaaaaaataaaagataagaggaattatgtacaaaaattgcacagcagcataaatggtacagatggattattgcccATATaaattgcacgtgtgttgtatcaggcgggctgtactcctccctccttctcctcctcctgccaaaagcagagttgtaaagtttAATGGAtagggggacaaaggagtctctgagtctgttggtcctgctcttggggaggagcagcctgtgactgttcaggctcctctgagcgctgatgacagtgtgcagaggatgactggcatcgtccacgaTAGCCagaagttttcttagtgttctcctctctgccactgtcaccagggagtccagcttcatgccgaccacagagccggcccgcctgatcagtttgtccagcctgttagtacaccttttgtttatgttacccccccagcagacaacagcataaaaaaagtgtactggccaccacagactggtagcaCATCCAAAGGAGTTTCcggcagatgttgaaggctcccagtcttcgcaggaagtacagatggctctggcccttcttgtacaggtgatctgtacagcatgtccagtccagcttgttgtccagccgaaacccgaggtacttgtagttgcctacaatctctacctcgtcgtccctgacggttactggacgtggctgtggcctggacttcctgaagtcgatgaccagctccttagtctttgaggtgttaagctggagatggttcacctgactccaggtgacaaagtcgcTGACTACACtcctgtactcatcctctccatcatccctgatacaccccatgatggctgtgtcatctgcaaacttctggatgtgacacagttctgagttgtagcagaagtctgaggtgtaaagggtgaagaggaggggggaccAGCATTGTCTCCTGGGGAGCTCCGGTGCTACTGATTacagtgtctgatgtggtgTCCTTTAGCCTGACGTACTGCGGTCTCTCCATGAGGTAGTCAGCAATCCAGAACACCAAGTAGTGGTCCACTAAcatctccctcagtttgtccagtagcagcaggggctgggtggtgttgaaggcacttgagaagtccaagaaaagaatcctcactgtgcccctccctttgtccagatgtgcttgaaCACAGTGTAGGAGGTAGAGAATTGcgtcctccacacccacacctgcccGGTAGGCAAACTGTAGGGGGTCCTGAGCCTGATGCACTTGGGGCTTGAGGAGGTCGAGGATGAGCCGCTCTattgtcttcatcagctgtgatgtgtgcCACCGGTCTGTAGTCGTTCAGCTCCTGAGGGCAGTTTCTCTTTggaactggaacaacactgttATGTGGGGTGTAgattttaacaggacccaggtGCAGTGAAAagtaaagttcaacaaatggaagctttatttaaagctaaaacaacaaaaccagtccagaggagcaggtgaacTTAAGGAGGGCTACTAAAAACAGAGCCAGTAAATGCAAAAATCAAAGTACCAAAAACCAAAGAAAAgatcaaaacacaaaccaaacctgagaaagacaggaaaacacagagggaaGAGGACGACGACAAGACGGTGGACGGTAGGTAATCACAAGGGATTCACATGAGAAGAAGACAAAGGGGAAACACAGGGCTTAAATAGGgaagagacagcacaggtgaaaacaattagggaggagctggcaatcagggaggaggaacagaaggagagagggaaggactgaggaggagcagagaaagaggaaaaacactgaagactaaataacaaaataaacaatatgataACATGACAAAGAGCAAAACCCAGGCTCATGACAAACACAGGATTGTTTTCCACAGGGTAGGCACTCTCCCCAGACTGAGACTGAGGTTGAAGACATGCTGGAGTGGTTCCCCCAGTTCAGCAGCGCAGGTCGTCAGCAGACGAGAAGGCACCCTGTTGGGGCCCACCGAAGCCTCCTCAGTTCTCTCCTCACCTGGTCTGctgagatggatggatgttgagatgggggggggggggggtgaaggaTGTTGAAATGGGGAAGGGGTGATAGGTGGGGAGAGGGCTGCACAGGGGGTGGAGTCAGGGGGGTCATACACTGCAgtgaggagggagggacagTGGGCTGGTCAAAGCGGTTGAAGAAGTTGTTCAGCCTGTTTGCTTCCTCCACTGTCCCCCCCTGCTGTTGTGGCCTTTGATCTGTAGCCTGTGATGGTGTTGACACCATCCCAGACCTCCTTCATGTGTCTCTCACTCAGTTTCTTGAGCAACAGTCAAAAGTCAACAGGATAAATTGTTAGATTGCACGAGGAGCTGTGCAGACTGGGTGTCTATATCACTgtgataaacacataaatatatataattccTGTATATAACATGAAAAAGTCTTTCTAGATGTTTATCATTTTACCCTAACCCTATGATATGAAGTTCTCAGTCCCCTTCTCTTCATTGATTGAACACCACCACCAGGGATCATTGCTGACAAGGACAATAAAGCCAGGCATCTATccattaggccccgttcacactggagaaagtcattccagctagagtaggattgagcccagacagcctttaagctggatgcgttcagacctattttcaaatctggctagcacacacttgtgtccgcactcaatccggcttcatccagcatgtttgctgtcctccaaaccactaggtggcgcctcgtaatatacacagtctgttcacgccgcggtaggaccgtgtgtgcgcatgcgtcatgcgttttttttgtcttgtgtcaCGCCCTGTGAACCgaaagtagcacatcgctaaccagaagtagcatgtcgctaaaaacacatctggattgatctggatgcggcccaatcctgcttaagccacatttttttccccagtgtgaacgggtaTTAGACATACGGCATGGGCTTAAGCtaaacacagcaggcagcaagCCAGGGATGAtattaggcttgtgcaaaattgTATCGTGTgtaattaatcgtcagaaaaactgtcaccgattaatatttgccacttatcgattgcTGTGATTactgcctcgtcatgatgatgcatttttgtgtgcgactaCTCCCACCATCACCCACAAGCatgcacatgtgagcccacaataacaattaTGGTGGAAGGCATTGGTATTCAGTaaaaatgatgcggagcagcacgttcctaacagtggttcaacgtctgtcacgaTAAGCCGGAGTAcaaagaaagccgaagaaagccgaaAAAAGAGcaacgaggccacaacgccggctacagctgccGCGCATGCATaggcgacatgcattaggtgtgaagcgtggagcattggttgttgccatagtaactggatgtttgttGTTATCAAAGTTAtaaactccgactggagaagctgcctcccgatctttatttacggactccactccaagataggaaaacattacaacagagaagtctcctccagcagatattggaaagaattccactcagccgagaatccgcggtacgtttagtcGTTGTGCTCATTACGACCAAAGTAAGCGCTGAAAGAACGTAAggcaggttaatttgcacacacatacatttaaatgtggaattgttcggtttgttgtaatgtttttttctgctgctgttctacagtaaaATATGCACTactgtgtgacatattccagtcacactCTGAACAGTTCACCGATTGCTTACAGTTGCGATTGATGCCAGGCATCACTGgagacttgtttttttgtttctttttttgcacagtGATTAGGCTGAGAACTGGATTTTTGCCACATTTTGCAAGCTGAAAATGGGTCAAACAAAGGACTCGGGGTCGGAGGAGAGACCTAAATGGGACAACAAGGCTCAGTATCTGCTAACATGCATTGGCTTTGCAGTGGGACTTGGAAATGTGTGGCGGTTTCCCTATCTATGCCAAATCTATGGAGGAGGTGAGATgctattttgttgtttttttcctttttttaaaattaaaatgcaatttTAAGTATTTAACCCCTCATATCAATTTTATCCCATCTTGAAGTGCTTTAATCttttcaggttttcttttttctccagtTTAACAATATATTAACAAACGAACTATAGGCCAGTCACTGCCTTATCTATGTTTGACTGATCATTAGAAACATTAGGAATTTTTCCTACACAATACCCATACTTTCTCTGTTTACTTCCTCATACCTCCCAGTAAGATTATGTtgtccagaggggagactaacgaagagtaaatctggacaatTGTAAACAGACACGGCGTGCGGGGGCATGTGGGGgggcaatcagaaataataaacaaaggttgctatagctgcacttcaaagcaacaagcgttgctatggctacactacaaacacaatagttgctatagctgcactacaactgCGCATGCTCCGCAGTTGCATCATTCATTTATACATCTAACAGTCATGAACAACTATTACGGACAAACACAGTACCTTAAACTTCCCACACccacatcaggaaataaagttttctactggaaaatcctacacaGATTTTACCTAATTATAAAACTAAATTTAAAACTACACCAGTCTGCAAAGCCTGATGATCAACACAATCTAATCTCTAACTTGATTTCTAACAAATGAGACCAATGTTTGCTTCAGGTGCATTCCTCATCCCATACCTGATCGCCTTGGTGTTTGAGGGCCTCCCCCTGCTCTACCTGGAGCTGGCTATAGGACAGCGGCTCCGCATGGGCAGCATTGGTGTCTGGAATTCAATCACTCCATTGCTGGGAGGTCTCGGTGGGTAACCTGAAAATATTAGTAAACTAGAGTTATTATGTGCATATTCCTCTGAATGACTCAAATAAGAAAGAACGCATCTATTTACAGTTGGATCTACACCTGTTAATACTTTCTGTTTGTAGGTATTGCATCCTCTATAGTTTCATTCCTTATCAGTATTTTCTACAATACCATCTTGGCCTGGGTACTGTGGTACTTCTTTCACTCTTTCCAAAACCCCTTACCATGGAGCCAGTGCCCACTCAATGATAACCTCACAGGTAAGGGGAAAAACATTTATGATCACACATTGTGCTTACTAAATAATGGTGACAGTTACAACTGAAATATTGTCCGATCAGTCCAAGTCCAATATTGAGCTGTTCAGGTAAGAGTAacttttccaaaataaaagttttattaCCAAGACTACTATCAAAATCTATGTGGACTTTCAGATCAGATTTAATGAGAAAACTACTTAAACGTTTTATGGCACAAAGGGATATTGCACCACAAGACAAAGCGCATACTTTATTTTCAAGGTAGATTTACCTGTCCGATAGCAGAATGGGAAACATTCCCAACTTTGTTTTGGGTAATAAAAATGAGATCCACCACATCTCCCTGCAAAGCAAGGGGTGTGATGATGTAAtgcttttcaaaaacaaaaaaacaagtttttatATTAAGCCCCTGTATTTTAAGGCTACAATGTTGAGTGTGAGAAGAGTACTCCAGTGAATTACTTCTGGTATCGTGAGACCCTAAACATCACACCTGACATCGAGACCAGCGGCTCCCTGCAGTGGTGGATGGTCATCTGTCTGGCCAGCTCCTGGTGTGTGGTCTACATCTGTTTCATCAAAGGCATTGAATCCATGGGGAAGGTCTGTGCACCTGCTAGAAAACATTCATTTACTGGTTTAAAATCAACCACTGTATTATATAAAGCCGTCTTCTTCTCAGGCTGTGTATGTGACCGCCACCTTTCCCTACCTGGTGCTGACCATTTTCCTGATCCGTGCCATCTTCCTGCCTGGAGCTACTGATGGACTGGTGTACCTCTTCACTCCTGATGTGAGCGACTTTTGCTAAGACAGCTTGTATTGTCAATCCCAAACAAAGCCCATGATCTGAAATGCTCTGCATGTTTCAGTGGGAGACTCTGAAAAACCCACAGGTGTGGCTGGATGCTGCCACCCAgatcttcttctctctttctgtggcaTTTGGAGGTCTCATAGCGTTCTCCAGCTATAATGCAGAAAGGTGAGACCTGAAACTCCACACCTCCCCCCTTTATTAAAGCCAGAGTATAAcaaatctgtctttttttccttgatCTGTTAGAAACAACTGTGAGAGGGATGCTCTTCTTGTAGGAATAATAAACAGTGCCACATCTCTCTACGCCTCCATCTCCATTTTCTGCATCCTAGGATTTAAAGCTACCACTGGCTACAACGCCTGTCTAAAAGAGTAGGTATGATGCCTGTTTAAAGAATTATTTTGAAACTTTCTCCGTTGACCTCATTTCTTTACTCCCCTCTGCAGAAACATCATGTTCCTGACAAACTACTTTTCAGATCAGAACATAACAGTGGAGAACTACAAACAGTGGTTTGATCATCTAAATGAGACATTTCCAGATAAAGTTTTCAGTTTGAACCTGAGGGAGTGTGACCTACAGACATTTCTTGACCAGGTACTGTAACTTTGAGAACTCATCCTATCTTTGAAGATGCATTCCTTCACTCTGAATCTGATTGTCTATCATCTCTCCCTTCCTTTTATTCATCAAATGGTCGTGTCCAGTTTCTTATCAtactttcattttttcctcaccCAGAGCGCTTCAGGTACTGGCCTGGCTTTTATTGTGTTCACTGAAGCAGTGATAGAGATGCCGGCCTCGCAGGTATGGGCCATACTGTTCTTTGTCATGCTCTTCAGCTTGGGTCTGTCCTCAATGTTTGGCAACATAGAAGGTGTCCTCACACTCATCAACGACCTCAAATTTGTGCCCAGGTGGATCCCTAATGAACTTGTAACAGGTACCAACACATAAGCTGAAATCTGTTCCCTAATAAAAAAGGACAGGTGTGTTTctgatcatttttttctccccaatTATTTTCTTAGCGATCCTGTGCCTTATATCATTCTTGGTGGCCCTCATCTTCACCCTGGGTTCAGGGAATTACTGGGTGGAGGTCTTTAACAGCTACGTGGgctctgtgcctctgctcaTCATCGCGTTTTTTGAGATTATTGCAGTCATTTACATCCGTGGAATGAAAACGTAATGTTTtatcatttacttttttttttttagattgagACCTTATTTTGATCCCACTGTTGaacattttttgtcttttgacaGTTTCAGTGAGGACATTTACTTCATGACTGGACGCAGGCCTAACATCTTTTGGAAAGCATGCTGGATGGTGATTAGCCCTGTAATGCTTCTGGTAGTGTTGGTTGCATACGTGATCATCCAGGCACAGACGCACCCCACCTATCATACATGGAACCCAGATTATGTAAGCAAATCAACCCCACCAGCACCACCGACACCACATTAACCTAGATAATCCTCATCTATATAATAGGATTATTGATAGCATCTGTACTTAAGTATTGCTGGGTAACTGTACTTTTATAAGGTAAAAAGtgccaagcttcagtacttcctccaccaccgCAGCCTGGACAGGCCATCGCTCTATGACAGGCCTCCCAGAGTGTAAAGCAATGAAGACAACTTCCCCACTACACTACCATAAAACTAGTTATTGTTGCTTATCAGACTAGAAAAGGTTATAGAGCCATCTCATGTGGTCAACCCATAGGAAAAATGGGAAAAGGTTTAGTGGAGATTAATATAACATTGGGTTCAAATGGCCTTAAACCTGGTTAGGAATCATTCATTTTTTGTTGACTAATGAGAAGTTCACGCATGAAAGACTGGTAAGTAATAAACGTAACAAAACTTACAAATGATTAGAAATGGGTTAAAAAGCAAATAGCAATATTTGGTTTGATTACATTCTGCCAGGATACACTGCTGGATATGAAATCAA
This region of Parambassis ranga chromosome 2, fParRan2.1, whole genome shotgun sequence genomic DNA includes:
- the LOC114432272 gene encoding sodium-dependent neutral amino acid transporter B(0)AT1-like, which produces MGQTKDSGSEERPKWDNKAQYLLTCIGFAVGLGNVWRFPYLCQIYGGGAFLIPYLIALVFEGLPLLYLELAIGQRLRMGSIGVWNSITPLLGGLGIASSIVSFLISIFYNTILAWVLWYFFHSFQNPLPWSQCPLNDNLTGYNVECEKSTPVNYFWYRETLNITPDIETSGSLQWWMVICLASSWCVVYICFIKGIESMGKAVYVTATFPYLVLTIFLIRAIFLPGATDGLVYLFTPDWETLKNPQVWLDAATQIFFSLSVAFGGLIAFSSYNAERNNCERDALLVGIINSATSLYASISIFCILGFKATTGYNACLKENIMFLTNYFSDQNITVENYKQWFDHLNETFPDKVFSLNLRECDLQTFLDQSASGTGLAFIVFTEAVIEMPASQVWAILFFVMLFSLGLSSMFGNIEGVLTLINDLKFVPRWIPNELVTAILCLISFLVALIFTLGSGNYWVEVFNSYVGSVPLLIIAFFEIIAVIYIRGMKTFSEDIYFMTGRRPNIFWKACWMVISPVMLLVVLVAYVIIQAQTHPTYHTWNPDYERNPQTQVKPYPDWVFAIILLLCVVPVISIPLVAFYKLICRVRNPSATAVFRLTHRNRSSKDMESYNATMTLT